In a genomic window of Streptomyces sp. NBC_01231:
- a CDS encoding ImpB/MucB/SamB family protein has protein sequence MTTRQRHIAHLHLHAALTGAQYDDVIELMSGVTPHVQTVQPDAVQLDLTSALRYFDLSPYDLVQLAKMRLKALYGIDSSAGLANNRMLAAMAADASAPGDTTWVRDGQAATWLYPRPVTALPGIGRATAETLDRYGLHTIGQVADIPAATLQRLLGAGSARLLAERARGHDPRPVSTSEPAAHLVADLVLERDCLEPAWHHRAVLGLADQIGGRLRGEGQIAGRVTLTVRYADRSSTTRTHTLPEPTNHSPALAAAALGLLSALGLQRARVRSFAIRADDLLPAGSAYWQLSLDPGDARARAAEAAADRARRRFGPEAVRPAALAD, from the coding sequence ATGACCACGCGTCAGCGGCACATTGCCCACCTCCACCTGCACGCGGCACTGACCGGGGCCCAGTACGACGATGTAATCGAACTGATGTCTGGTGTCACTCCGCACGTCCAGACTGTCCAGCCCGACGCCGTCCAGCTCGACCTGACGTCGGCACTCAGATACTTCGACCTGTCCCCCTACGACCTGGTCCAGTTGGCGAAGATGAGGCTGAAGGCCCTCTACGGCATCGACAGCAGCGCCGGGCTCGCGAACAACCGCATGCTGGCCGCCATGGCGGCCGACGCGTCCGCGCCGGGAGACACCACCTGGGTCCGCGACGGGCAGGCCGCCACGTGGCTGTACCCCCGTCCGGTCACCGCACTGCCGGGGATCGGCCGCGCGACAGCGGAAACGCTCGACAGATATGGGCTGCACACCATCGGCCAGGTCGCGGACATACCCGCGGCGACCCTGCAGCGACTTCTCGGCGCCGGTTCGGCCCGGCTGCTGGCCGAGCGGGCCCGCGGCCATGATCCCCGCCCGGTCAGTACGTCGGAACCGGCGGCGCACCTGGTCGCCGATCTCGTGCTGGAGCGGGACTGCCTTGAACCGGCGTGGCATCACCGGGCCGTCCTGGGACTCGCCGACCAGATCGGCGGGCGCCTGCGCGGCGAAGGCCAGATCGCCGGCCGGGTCACCCTCACCGTGCGGTACGCCGACCGCAGCTCCACCACGCGCACGCACACGCTGCCGGAACCGACCAATCACTCACCCGCCCTCGCCGCGGCCGCCCTGGGGCTGTTGAGCGCCCTCGGGCTGCAGCGGGCACGAGTCCGCTCCTTCGCGATCCGTGCTGACGATCTGCTGCCGGCCGGCAGTGCCTACTGGCAGCTGTCCCTGGATCCCGGCGATGCCCGTGCCCGCGCAGCCGAGGCCGCCGCCGACCGTGCCCGCCGACGCTTCGGGCCGGAGGCTGTACGTCCAGCGGCTCTGGCTGACTGA
- a CDS encoding DUF72 domain-containing protein — MTLFVGTSGWQYKDWRGVLYPAGCPTRLWLEEYAARFATVEINNAFYRLPSRENFEAWRERTPPDFVVAVKASRYLTHIKRLRDPEEPVHRLMSRAAGLGDRLGPVLLQLPPTLRADAELLDTCLSCFPAGTRVAVEPRHDSWWTSEVREVLESRGAALCWADVRSRPATPLWRTTDWGYVRFHVGRARAWPHYGRQSLRSWAERIAATWSEGEDVFAFFNNDPNAAAVKDAVVFARAADRAGLTPTRTP; from the coding sequence ATGACCCTGTTCGTCGGCACGTCGGGGTGGCAGTACAAGGACTGGCGGGGCGTGCTCTACCCGGCCGGGTGCCCCACGCGGCTGTGGCTGGAGGAGTACGCGGCGCGTTTCGCGACCGTCGAGATCAACAACGCCTTCTACCGGCTGCCGTCGCGGGAGAACTTCGAGGCCTGGCGGGAACGCACCCCGCCGGACTTCGTGGTCGCGGTGAAGGCCAGCCGCTATCTGACCCACATCAAACGGCTGCGAGACCCCGAGGAGCCGGTGCACCGTCTGATGAGCCGCGCGGCCGGCCTCGGCGACCGGCTGGGCCCGGTCCTGCTCCAGCTGCCACCGACCCTGCGCGCGGATGCGGAACTGCTGGACACCTGCCTGTCCTGCTTCCCGGCCGGCACGAGGGTCGCGGTCGAACCGCGCCATGACTCGTGGTGGACGTCCGAGGTGCGCGAGGTGCTGGAATCCCGCGGCGCGGCCCTGTGCTGGGCGGACGTCCGCTCCCGCCCTGCGACCCCGCTGTGGCGCACCACCGACTGGGGCTACGTCCGCTTCCACGTCGGCCGTGCCCGGGCCTGGCCCCACTACGGCCGACAGTCACTGAGGAGCTGGGCCGAGCGGATCGCGGCCACCTGGTCCGAGGGCGAGGACGTGTTCGCGTTCTTCAACAACGACCCGAACGCGGCGGCGGTGAAGGACGCGGTGGTCTTCGCAAGGGCGGCCGACAGAGCGGGACTGACCCCTACGCGCACGCCGTGA
- a CDS encoding MarR family winged helix-turn-helix transcriptional regulator codes for MQNSDAMALSAALLAVAGELTQRIHEGVVARGFEGVRPAHGFAFARLAPDGATVTDLAAHLGVTKQAASQLVDEIVRKGYAERRPHPEDARARLVVLTGRGWACTRAAEEAAAEVVGVWATLLGEAEVRALRDRLGRIAPQGPIRPTW; via the coding sequence GTGCAGAACTCCGACGCCATGGCCCTGTCCGCCGCCCTGCTCGCCGTCGCCGGTGAGCTCACGCAGCGCATTCATGAGGGTGTCGTCGCCCGCGGTTTCGAGGGGGTCAGGCCGGCGCACGGCTTCGCGTTCGCCCGGCTCGCCCCGGACGGGGCGACGGTCACCGACCTCGCGGCGCATCTGGGAGTGACCAAGCAGGCCGCCAGTCAGCTGGTCGACGAGATCGTGCGCAAGGGGTACGCCGAGCGCCGGCCGCATCCCGAGGACGCGCGGGCCCGGCTGGTCGTGCTGACCGGGCGGGGGTGGGCCTGTACTCGTGCGGCGGAGGAGGCGGCGGCGGAGGTCGTCGGGGTGTGGGCCACGCTGCTCGGTGAGGCCGAAGTGCGTGCGTTGCGTGACCGATTGGGGCGTATTGCCCCCCAGGGTCCGATCAGGCCCACCTGGTGA
- a CDS encoding GNAT family N-acetyltransferase yields MTSEEIRPATPGDVQAVKTVTDAAYRHYIERIGRVPQPMERDHAANVAAEMVFVMGDPVTGLVVIEERDDHLYLDNLAVHPDAQGEGAGRRLLDFVEARARELGLPEVRLYTHAMMWENQKIYPKFGYEVVERRVDGPYDRVHYRKRLG; encoded by the coding sequence ATGACGAGCGAGGAGATCCGGCCCGCCACGCCGGGCGATGTACAGGCCGTGAAAACCGTGACCGACGCGGCGTACCGCCACTACATCGAGCGGATCGGGAGGGTGCCCCAGCCCATGGAGCGGGACCACGCGGCGAACGTGGCCGCGGAGATGGTCTTCGTCATGGGAGACCCCGTGACCGGTCTGGTGGTGATCGAGGAACGTGACGATCACCTGTACCTCGACAACCTCGCCGTCCACCCCGACGCGCAGGGCGAGGGCGCGGGGCGACGGCTGCTGGACTTCGTCGAGGCACGCGCGCGTGAGCTCGGCCTCCCCGAGGTCAGGCTCTACACCCACGCGATGATGTGGGAGAACCAGAAGATCTACCCGAAGTTCGGCTATGAGGTCGTGGAGCGGCGCGTCGACGGGCCGTACGACCGCGTGCACTACCGCAAGCGGCTGGGCTGA
- a CDS encoding cupin domain-containing protein translates to MPVVRSSEAVTHEIHGARFVSYATPLTGSKELCAWRGEIPPGTRAPAHTVNREEIFHLLIGELLITLDGRTDRLTAGDTAIIGRGATVAIENPTDHTAISWVTTSVGLEAELADGTRLIPPWAN, encoded by the coding sequence ATGCCCGTCGTCCGCTCGTCCGAAGCCGTCACCCACGAGATCCACGGCGCCCGCTTCGTCTCGTACGCCACTCCCCTCACCGGCAGCAAGGAGCTGTGCGCCTGGCGGGGCGAGATCCCGCCCGGGACCAGGGCTCCCGCGCACACGGTGAACCGGGAGGAGATCTTCCACCTGCTCATCGGCGAACTGCTGATCACCCTCGACGGCCGCACCGACCGGCTCACCGCGGGCGACACGGCGATCATCGGCCGCGGAGCGACCGTCGCCATCGAGAACCCGACCGACCACACCGCGATCTCCTGGGTCACCACGTCCGTCGGCCTGGAGGCGGAACTGGCCGACGGCACACGTCTCATTCCGCCGTGGGCCAACTGA
- a CDS encoding alpha/beta fold hydrolase, whose product MLPWKRVLRPLTALLLTAAAAVVPATAQAADSPDAGWNDYSCKPSAAHPRPVVLVHGTFGNSVDNWLALAPYLENRGYCVFSFDYGRLSGVPLFYGLGPIDKSAEQLKAYVDRVLAATGADKTDLVGHSQGGMMPRHYLKFLGGAAKVNALVGIAPINHGTTLSGLTGLLPYFPGIADLLTTNTPALADQVAGSAFLTRLNEGGDTVPGVRYTVLATRYDEVVTPYRSQFLSGSGVHNVLLQDLCPVDLSEHVAIGLFDRIAFHEVANALDPAHAKPTTCASAFS is encoded by the coding sequence ATGCTGCCCTGGAAACGAGTGCTCAGACCCCTGACCGCGCTGCTGCTGACCGCCGCGGCCGCCGTCGTCCCCGCCACCGCCCAGGCGGCCGACAGTCCTGACGCCGGCTGGAACGACTACTCCTGCAAGCCCTCCGCCGCCCACCCCCGGCCTGTCGTCCTCGTGCACGGCACCTTCGGAAACTCCGTCGACAACTGGCTGGCCCTCGCTCCGTACCTGGAGAATCGCGGCTACTGCGTCTTCTCCTTCGACTACGGCCGGCTCTCCGGCGTCCCGCTCTTCTACGGCCTCGGTCCCATCGACAAGTCGGCCGAGCAGTTGAAGGCATACGTCGACAGGGTGCTCGCGGCGACCGGCGCCGACAAGACCGACCTCGTCGGCCACTCGCAGGGCGGCATGATGCCCCGCCACTACCTCAAGTTCCTCGGCGGAGCCGCCAAGGTGAACGCCCTCGTCGGCATCGCACCCATCAACCACGGCACCACACTCTCCGGGCTCACCGGACTGCTGCCGTACTTCCCGGGCATCGCGGACCTGCTCACCACCAACACCCCCGCCCTCGCCGACCAGGTGGCCGGTTCCGCCTTCCTCACCAGGCTCAACGAGGGCGGTGACACCGTGCCCGGCGTCCGCTACACGGTCCTCGCCACCAGGTACGACGAGGTGGTCACGCCGTACCGGAGCCAGTTCCTGAGCGGATCCGGCGTGCACAACGTGCTGCTGCAGGACCTGTGCCCGGTCGACCTGTCCGAGCACGTGGCGATCGGGCTGTTCGACCGGATCGCCTTCCACGAGGTGGCCAACGCGCTGGACCCGGCCCACGCCAAGCCCACGACCTGCGCGTCGGCGTTCAGCTGA
- a CDS encoding GntR family transcriptional regulator produces MTLKIHIDESAPPYEQVRAQISEQARSGELPVGYRLPTVRGLAESLGLAANTVAKAYRALEADGVIETRGRNGTYVAAAGSAAEREAASAAQAYVERVRRLGLDENAALVAVRDALRAAYGAG; encoded by the coding sequence GTGACCTTGAAGATCCACATCGATGAGAGCGCCCCGCCGTACGAGCAGGTGCGGGCACAGATCTCCGAGCAGGCGCGCTCGGGAGAACTGCCGGTGGGCTACCGGCTGCCCACCGTCCGGGGGTTGGCCGAGTCGCTCGGCCTGGCCGCGAACACGGTCGCCAAGGCGTACCGGGCGCTGGAGGCGGACGGGGTGATCGAGACACGGGGGCGCAACGGAACGTATGTCGCCGCCGCGGGCTCGGCGGCGGAACGCGAAGCGGCGTCGGCCGCCCAGGCGTACGTCGAGCGGGTCCGGCGTCTGGGCCTGGACGAGAACGCGGCGCTAGTCGCGGTACGGGATGCCCTGCGGGCGGCTTACGGGGCGGGGTGA
- the dnaE gene encoding DNA polymerase III subunit alpha, with amino-acid sequence MAGFAHLHVASGYSVRYGAAHPEHLVRRAAERGVAALALTDRDTVTGAVRFARACAGTGVRPVFGVDLAVEALASPPPSRRRRTPARGGAHVIEPPLRFVLLAQNRTGWARLCRITSAAHAGTASGAAPVVVSWEALREYGGPGLTVLLGPLSEPVRALTAGREDVAMKLLAPWREIFGSGVRLEAVAQKRFSVGPGSLRLAARTLALADRTRTTAVLSNAVRYADPEQHRLADVLDAARLLRPIDRRRLDSGQRWLKDERAMTVVAQMISECAGTDVRRARLLMADTAATAAGCTVDPEADLGLGTPHFPEPSLFGAEPGAGGAAQLLRRQCEAGMARRGLDRDRAALDRLDEELAVISELDYDPYFLAVGQVVADIRAKGIRVAARGSGAGSMVCHALGIATANPLDHRLLFERFLSVRRASLPDIDIDVESARRLECYDTIFDRFGKERVAVTAMPETYRARRALRDTGLALGIAPADIDRIAKSFPHLRASDITGALAELPELRQLAAEAHRYGPLWELAEGLDSLVHGMAMHPCGVVITDATLLDRLPVQPTPQGDYPMAMAAKEEIEALGNIKLDVLGVRMQSAMAHAVAEIERTTGNHIDLDDPKQVPLDDVFAFKLIQESQTLGLFQLESPGQQDLLSRLQPRDPQDVIADISLFRPGPVAGGMPERYIAARHGGTPSYAHPDLEPVLADTYGVTIWHEQIIETFAVMTGCDRALAEIARRALGDKGRLPGIKDWFHRRARARGYGTTVRDEVWKTVEAFGAYGFCRAHAVAFAVPALQSAWLKAHYPAFLLAGLLEHDPGMWPKRVLVSDARRRDVPVLPVDINHSQVKHTVEKTEGEQWGVRLALSAVHGISEGECARIEEGQPYGSLSDFWQRAHPSRPVAERLAEIGALTCLHDGRLTRRDLLLQIAELHRASRTRSAGKGQLPIETGAVGGAEPSGLPEMTGREALSAELNTLGIDVSKHLMEHHHRLLREIGATDAAHLAGLRAGQQVLVAGVRASTQTPPIASGRRIIFVTLEDGSGLVDLAFFEDSHPACAHTVFHSGLLLVRGTVQVRGTRRTVVGTMAWDLDEIAAARRDEGPEAALALLGADHPSPTPAQPQRTLANGTTGARLHPYADLQPAGTRSADLKKFGHRSPGSAG; translated from the coding sequence ATGGCGGGCTTCGCCCATCTGCACGTCGCGTCCGGTTACTCCGTTCGCTACGGCGCCGCTCACCCCGAGCATCTCGTCCGGCGGGCGGCCGAGCGGGGTGTGGCGGCACTCGCGCTCACCGACCGGGACACGGTCACCGGAGCCGTCCGGTTCGCCCGGGCGTGCGCCGGGACCGGGGTCCGGCCGGTCTTCGGGGTCGACCTGGCGGTGGAGGCTCTCGCCTCCCCGCCGCCTTCCCGGCGGCGCCGCACCCCGGCGCGTGGTGGCGCGCACGTGATCGAGCCGCCGCTGCGGTTCGTGCTGCTCGCGCAGAACCGGACGGGATGGGCGCGGCTGTGCCGCATCACGTCGGCCGCCCACGCCGGTACCGCGTCCGGCGCGGCACCGGTGGTGGTGTCGTGGGAGGCGCTGCGTGAGTACGGCGGTCCCGGCCTGACCGTCCTGCTCGGGCCGCTCTCGGAGCCGGTGCGGGCCTTGACGGCCGGTCGCGAGGACGTCGCGATGAAGCTGCTGGCGCCTTGGCGGGAGATCTTCGGAAGTGGAGTCAGGTTGGAGGCCGTCGCGCAGAAACGTTTCAGCGTCGGGCCGGGATCGCTACGGCTGGCGGCCCGGACGCTGGCGCTGGCCGACCGCACCCGTACCACCGCGGTGCTCTCCAACGCCGTCCGCTACGCCGACCCCGAACAGCACCGCCTCGCCGACGTCCTGGACGCCGCGAGACTGCTGCGGCCGATCGACAGGCGCCGCCTGGACAGCGGACAGCGCTGGCTCAAGGACGAGCGGGCGATGACGGTCGTCGCGCAGATGATCTCCGAATGCGCCGGAACGGATGTCCGGCGGGCACGTCTCCTGATGGCGGACACCGCAGCCACGGCGGCCGGGTGCACCGTCGACCCCGAAGCGGACCTCGGGCTGGGCACACCGCACTTCCCGGAGCCGTCGCTCTTCGGCGCCGAACCGGGAGCGGGGGGAGCGGCACAACTGCTGCGCCGGCAGTGCGAGGCCGGCATGGCCCGCCGTGGCCTCGACCGCGACCGGGCGGCGCTCGACCGGCTGGACGAGGAACTCGCCGTGATCTCCGAGCTGGACTACGACCCGTACTTCCTCGCCGTCGGACAGGTCGTGGCCGACATCCGGGCCAAGGGCATCAGAGTCGCGGCCCGCGGCTCGGGCGCCGGGTCGATGGTCTGCCACGCCCTGGGCATCGCCACCGCCAACCCGCTCGACCACCGCCTGCTGTTCGAACGCTTCCTGAGCGTGCGCCGGGCCTCGCTGCCCGACATCGACATCGACGTGGAGTCCGCCCGCCGGCTCGAGTGCTACGACACGATCTTCGACCGGTTCGGCAAGGAAAGGGTCGCGGTCACCGCGATGCCCGAGACCTACCGCGCCCGCCGCGCCCTGCGTGACACCGGCCTCGCGCTCGGCATCGCGCCCGCGGACATCGACCGGATCGCCAAGAGCTTCCCGCACCTGAGAGCCTCCGACATCACCGGCGCCCTCGCCGAACTGCCCGAACTGCGGCAACTGGCGGCCGAGGCACACCGGTACGGACCGCTGTGGGAGCTCGCCGAAGGCCTCGACTCCCTGGTCCACGGCATGGCAATGCACCCCTGCGGCGTGGTCATCACCGACGCGACGCTCCTGGACCGGCTGCCGGTGCAGCCCACGCCGCAGGGCGACTACCCCATGGCGATGGCGGCGAAGGAGGAGATCGAGGCGCTGGGCAACATCAAGCTCGACGTCCTGGGAGTGCGGATGCAGTCCGCGATGGCCCACGCCGTCGCCGAGATCGAACGGACCACCGGCAACCACATCGACCTGGACGACCCGAAGCAGGTGCCGCTCGACGACGTCTTCGCGTTCAAGCTCATCCAGGAGAGCCAGACCCTGGGTCTCTTCCAGCTCGAGTCGCCCGGCCAGCAGGACCTTCTGTCCCGGCTTCAGCCCCGCGACCCGCAGGACGTCATCGCCGACATCAGCCTCTTCCGCCCCGGCCCGGTCGCCGGCGGCATGCCCGAGCGGTACATCGCCGCCCGGCACGGCGGCACACCGTCGTACGCCCACCCGGACCTGGAGCCGGTGCTCGCCGACACCTACGGCGTGACCATCTGGCACGAGCAGATCATCGAGACCTTCGCCGTGATGACCGGCTGCGACCGCGCACTGGCGGAGATCGCCCGGAGGGCACTCGGGGACAAGGGCCGACTGCCCGGGATCAAGGACTGGTTCCATCGCCGAGCGCGGGCCCGTGGCTACGGCACGACCGTGCGGGACGAGGTCTGGAAGACCGTCGAGGCCTTCGGCGCCTACGGCTTCTGCCGCGCCCACGCGGTCGCCTTCGCCGTACCGGCCCTGCAGAGTGCCTGGCTCAAGGCGCACTATCCGGCGTTCCTGCTGGCCGGCCTGCTCGAACACGATCCCGGGATGTGGCCCAAGCGGGTCCTCGTCTCAGACGCCCGTCGGCGCGATGTTCCCGTCCTGCCCGTCGACATCAACCACTCCCAGGTGAAGCACACAGTGGAGAAGACCGAAGGAGAGCAGTGGGGCGTACGCCTCGCTCTCTCAGCGGTGCACGGCATCAGCGAGGGCGAGTGCGCCCGGATCGAGGAGGGGCAGCCGTACGGATCGCTGTCGGACTTCTGGCAGCGGGCCCACCCCAGCAGGCCGGTCGCCGAACGCCTCGCCGAGATCGGCGCCCTGACCTGTCTCCACGACGGGCGCCTCACCCGCCGTGACCTGCTCCTGCAGATCGCCGAACTCCACCGGGCCTCCCGCACCCGGTCCGCAGGCAAGGGCCAACTGCCCATCGAAACGGGCGCGGTCGGGGGAGCGGAGCCGAGCGGTCTGCCGGAGATGACCGGACGGGAAGCCCTGAGCGCCGAGTTGAACACTCTCGGCATCGACGTCTCCAAGCACCTGATGGAGCACCATCACCGACTGCTGCGGGAGATCGGCGCGACCGACGCGGCCCACCTGGCCGGACTGCGCGCCGGTCAACAGGTCCTCGTCGCCGGTGTGCGGGCCTCGACCCAGACCCCGCCGATCGCCAGCGGCAGGCGCATCATCTTCGTCACCCTGGAGGACGGCTCCGGCCTGGTCGACCTGGCCTTCTTCGAGGACTCCCACCCGGCCTGCGCGCACACGGTCTTCCACAGCGGACTGCTGCTGGTGCGCGGCACGGTCCAGGTGCGTGGCACCCGCCGCACCGTCGTCGGCACCATGGCCTGGGACCTGGACGAGATCGCCGCCGCCCGCCGTGACGAGGGCCCCGAGGCCGCCCTTGCCCTCCTCGGCGCCGACCATCCGTCCCCGACCCCCGCCCAGCCGCAGCGGACCCTGGCCAACGGCACCACCGGTGCCCGTCTGCACCCCTACGCCGACCTCCAGCCCGCCGGCACCCGCTCGGCCGACCTGAAGAAGTTCGGCCATCGCAGCCCGGGGAGCGCGGGATGA
- a CDS encoding DUF402 domain-containing protein, translating to MSANSPDPKSLVEVVLVKAGRTKIRYGAHLLGDDGTRIAVRAPWAGEGVRDFGFVRFEPGDVFTEYYWRDRWYAVKEVRDGAGALKGWYCDITRPAALSGAELVVEDLDLDLWVSGDGTDVRRLDEDEFAESGLADRDPRAASAAVAALDELEALARESGLAALLG from the coding sequence ATGTCCGCGAACTCACCTGACCCGAAGTCCCTCGTGGAGGTCGTCCTCGTCAAGGCGGGCCGCACGAAGATCCGTTACGGGGCACACCTCCTCGGCGACGACGGCACCCGGATCGCGGTCCGCGCCCCCTGGGCCGGCGAAGGCGTCCGCGACTTCGGCTTCGTCCGCTTCGAGCCGGGTGATGTCTTCACCGAGTACTACTGGCGCGACCGCTGGTATGCCGTGAAGGAGGTCCGCGACGGGGCCGGCGCCCTGAAGGGCTGGTACTGCGACATCACCCGCCCGGCCGCACTCTCCGGTGCGGAGCTCGTGGTCGAGGACCTCGACCTGGACCTGTGGGTCTCCGGCGACGGCACGGACGTACGCCGACTGGACGAGGACGAGTTCGCCGAGAGCGGTCTGGCGGACCGGGACCCGAGGGCCGCGTCCGCCGCCGTGGCCGCGCTCGACGAGCTGGAGGCGCTGGCCCGCGAGTCCGGCCTCGCCGCGCTGCTCGGCTAG
- a CDS encoding GNAT family N-acetyltransferase, producing MTMTVRDLRPGVRADFEGFARVRHLALPFYLVTPDSLAHDLAHAHPDSHYRPLVAEEDGEVIGTAQVGIVHESPEPGQGYVNVYVHPERTGRGAGSRLVRAAEEYLAGLGATKLFAWVLDEPDNRAFAERHGYRGSRSAHFLRLDLVHGTLPPLQDPPPGVELRTGADFADDPRPLFALDAETMSDEPSDIDYEFTDYEAWLEDTWNHPLLSRELTSVAVVDGRPVAFSAARTDGNTRYGTVMTGTARAFRGRGLAKLVKTDSLHRARAAGFTEAFTGNDTGNEPMIAINKWFGYEICATEMRHVRELT from the coding sequence ATGACCATGACTGTGCGCGACCTCCGACCAGGCGTCCGGGCCGACTTCGAGGGCTTCGCCCGTGTCCGCCATCTCGCCCTCCCGTTCTATCTCGTCACCCCGGACTCCCTCGCCCACGACCTCGCCCACGCGCATCCCGACTCCCACTACCGCCCCCTGGTCGCGGAGGAGGACGGGGAGGTGATCGGCACCGCCCAGGTCGGGATCGTGCACGAGAGTCCGGAACCGGGCCAGGGCTACGTCAACGTGTACGTGCACCCGGAGCGCACCGGCCGCGGCGCCGGCTCCCGGCTGGTGCGTGCCGCCGAGGAGTACCTGGCCGGCCTGGGGGCGACGAAGCTGTTCGCCTGGGTCTTGGACGAGCCGGACAACCGTGCCTTCGCCGAACGGCACGGCTATCGCGGCAGCCGCTCCGCCCACTTCCTGCGACTGGATCTGGTGCACGGCACCCTGCCCCCGCTCCAGGACCCGCCGCCGGGAGTCGAATTGCGTACGGGCGCCGACTTCGCCGACGACCCTCGCCCGCTGTTCGCGCTGGACGCGGAGACGATGTCGGACGAACCGAGCGACATCGACTACGAGTTCACCGACTACGAGGCCTGGCTGGAGGACACCTGGAACCACCCCCTCCTCAGCCGCGAGCTGACCTCGGTCGCCGTGGTCGACGGCCGCCCGGTGGCCTTCAGCGCGGCCCGCACGGACGGCAACACCCGCTACGGCACCGTCATGACCGGCACCGCCCGCGCCTTCCGCGGCCGCGGCCTGGCCAAGCTCGTCAAGACCGACTCCCTGCACCGCGCCCGTGCCGCGGGGTTCACCGAGGCGTTCACGGGAAACGACACCGGCAACGAACCGATGATCGCGATCAACAAGTGGTTCGGCTACGAGATCTGTGCAACGGAGATGCGCCATGTCCGCGAACTCACCTGA
- a CDS encoding class I SAM-dependent methyltransferase gives MTNESDATNPAMTSTDVDWDRRAESFDDEPDHGLRDPEVRHAWAERLRDWLPGPTADILDLGCGTGSLSLLASEQGHHVTGVDASPNMVALARAKLAGRDAVFLVGDAAEPPVGEERFDVVLVRHVLWALPDPGRALRHWRELLRPGGRLVLVEGLWGTSHPVGIPADRLTALLTPLGGQVRVDRLSDDARLWGKDVDDERYVAVATVG, from the coding sequence ATGACGAACGAGAGTGATGCCACGAACCCGGCCATGACCTCGACGGATGTCGACTGGGACAGGCGGGCCGAGTCCTTCGACGACGAACCGGACCATGGCCTGCGCGACCCGGAGGTGCGCCACGCCTGGGCCGAACGGCTGCGTGACTGGCTGCCCGGACCCACCGCCGACATCCTCGATCTCGGCTGCGGCACCGGCAGTCTGTCGCTCCTCGCGTCCGAGCAGGGACACCACGTCACCGGGGTGGACGCGTCCCCGAACATGGTGGCCCTCGCGCGCGCCAAGCTCGCCGGGCGGGACGCCGTGTTCCTCGTCGGCGACGCGGCGGAGCCGCCGGTGGGGGAGGAGCGCTTCGACGTGGTGCTCGTCCGGCATGTGCTGTGGGCGTTGCCCGACCCCGGCCGGGCCCTGCGGCACTGGCGGGAGCTGCTGCGCCCCGGCGGGCGGCTGGTCCTCGTCGAGGGCCTGTGGGGCACGTCCCACCCGGTCGGCATACCCGCCGACCGGCTCACCGCCCTGCTCACGCCGCTCGGCGGTCAGGTGCGCGTGGACCGGCTCTCGGACGACGCGCGGCTGTGGGGGAAGGACGTGGACGACGAGCGGTACGTGGCGGTGGCGACGGTGGGGTGA